Proteins from a single region of Chloroherpeton thalassium ATCC 35110:
- a CDS encoding M61 family metallopeptidase: MVINDLRDNNFLIKTSYHISFENRAHHEAEVTVIFEDVQPDVLTVAMSRASPGRYSLHEFAKNIYSVKAFDREGILLSIARPNPHQWEISGHQGYVKLAYTLFGDRADGTYVSIHPTYIHLNMPAAFLWAKDFAEQGIRLTVDLPDENQKILTQLFPTEAPNVFLAPNMQYFMDSPLQIAPFEIREWKEDFGQSKFGVRLGVFHTGASEEISVYEKMTKRLVRESLAVWKDAPRFETGEYVFMCTYQPYVEWDGMEHRNSTVLTSQKLLKTDALDSAGTLVHEFFHAWNVERLRPASLEPFQFDRENISDELWFCEGITSYYDNLLLNRASVQSVDKFCERLSVFLTRLINTPSRKLHSPVEMSRQAAFQDRASFYDRTNTPNIFISYYTYGAALSLALDLSLRTEFHLTLDEYLQSLWNFYGKTEIPFTNADLQNVLENLTNESFAQHFFSSFIYDSNLPDFEKLLSTVGLALRKKHPGKAWLGEVSLTFDDDKCVIEKPTLQGSPLYEAGLDRGDTILRIDDTRIEEKADYEDALQALRPGMAAVLEIVQHGAAKTVTVQVEENPTLEVVTYEKMGKELDQLAIKFRADWLGAKATHDEPPLEKHCPTCNRAHPFEFDFCPYDGAKLGITRG, from the coding sequence ATGGTGATTAATGATTTAAGAGATAATAACTTTCTTATAAAAACGTCCTATCACATTTCATTTGAAAATCGCGCCCATCACGAGGCGGAAGTCACCGTGATTTTTGAGGATGTGCAACCCGATGTCTTGACTGTGGCGATGAGTCGCGCTTCGCCCGGGCGCTATTCCTTGCATGAATTTGCCAAAAATATTTACAGCGTAAAAGCTTTTGATCGTGAGGGAATTTTGCTCTCAATTGCGAGGCCGAACCCGCATCAGTGGGAGATTTCTGGACATCAAGGCTATGTGAAATTGGCATACACGCTTTTTGGCGACCGCGCCGACGGCACGTATGTATCTATTCATCCGACATATATTCATTTGAACATGCCCGCCGCATTTCTTTGGGCGAAGGATTTTGCCGAGCAGGGCATTCGTCTAACGGTTGATTTGCCGGATGAAAATCAAAAAATCCTAACGCAGCTTTTCCCAACCGAAGCGCCGAATGTGTTTCTTGCGCCTAACATGCAATATTTCATGGATAGCCCGCTTCAAATCGCACCTTTCGAAATCCGCGAGTGGAAAGAAGATTTCGGTCAAAGCAAGTTCGGCGTGCGTTTGGGCGTGTTTCATACCGGTGCGTCCGAAGAAATTTCTGTGTATGAAAAAATGACAAAACGGCTTGTGCGCGAATCCCTGGCGGTGTGGAAGGACGCGCCGCGCTTCGAGACAGGCGAGTATGTTTTTATGTGTACCTATCAACCGTATGTGGAATGGGACGGCATGGAGCATCGCAACTCAACGGTTCTAACGAGCCAAAAGCTGCTCAAAACCGATGCGTTGGACAGCGCTGGAACGCTGGTGCATGAGTTTTTCCACGCATGGAATGTCGAGCGGCTGCGTCCGGCGTCGCTTGAACCGTTTCAATTTGATAGGGAAAATATTTCCGATGAGCTTTGGTTCTGTGAGGGTATTACGAGCTACTACGATAATTTGCTTTTGAATCGTGCGAGCGTTCAAAGTGTGGATAAGTTTTGCGAACGACTATCGGTTTTCCTAACAAGACTCATCAACACGCCTTCGCGCAAACTGCACTCGCCGGTAGAAATGAGCCGACAAGCCGCTTTTCAAGATAGAGCCTCGTTTTACGACCGCACCAACACGCCGAATATTTTTATCTCGTATTATACCTACGGCGCGGCGCTCAGCCTTGCGCTTGACCTTAGCTTGCGCACGGAATTTCACCTAACGCTCGATGAGTATTTGCAATCGCTTTGGAATTTTTATGGCAAAACAGAAATCCCTTTCACGAACGCCGATTTGCAAAACGTGCTTGAAAACCTAACAAATGAAAGTTTTGCGCAACATTTTTTCTCGTCGTTTATTTACGATTCAAACTTGCCGGATTTTGAAAAACTGCTTTCAACCGTGGGGCTGGCGCTTCGGAAAAAACATCCCGGAAAAGCGTGGCTGGGCGAAGTGTCCCTCACTTTTGACGATGACAAATGTGTCATTGAAAAACCGACTTTGCAAGGCTCGCCGCTCTACGAGGCAGGACTTGATAGGGGCGACACAATTTTAAGAATTGACGACACGCGAATCGAAGAGAAAGCCGATTACGAGGATGCACTGCAAGCTTTAAGGCCAGGCATGGCGGCGGTGCTTGAGATCGTGCAGCACGGCGCGGCGAAAACCGTGACGGTGCAAGTGGAGGAAAATCCGACATTGGAGGTCGTGACTTACGAAAAAATGGGAAAAGAACTCGATCAATTGGCAATCAAGTTTCGGGCGGATTGGCTCGGCGCGAAAGCCACGCATGACGAGCCGCCGCTGGAAAAACATTGCCCGACCTGCAACCGCGCCCATCCGTTTGAATTTGACTTTTGCCCATATGACGGCGCAAAATTGGGAATTACGAGGGGGTGA